In Scleropages formosus chromosome 10, fSclFor1.1, whole genome shotgun sequence, a single genomic region encodes these proteins:
- the LOC108922160 gene encoding dual specificity protein phosphatase 18-like, which yields MCASQITATLFLGGADAAMNPALVSRRNITLIVNATLEYPCPVYHGVECIHVPVSDVPHARLCDHFEDVAQHIHENMTGSTLVHCAAGISRSPALVIAYLMRYKKLTLHQAHEWVVSCRPFVRPNVGFWRQLLHYEKVLCGNNTVKMAATSLGVLPKVKDSQDSYNSCLNF from the coding sequence ATGTGTGCGTCCCAGATAACCGCAACACTGTTCCTGGGTGGAGCAGATGCTGCAATGAACCCAGCGCTGGTCTCTCGTCGGAACATCACGCTCATTGTGAATGCCACGCTGGAGTATCCCTGCCCTGTGTACCATGGTGTGGAATGTATCCATGTGCCCGTTTCGGATGTGCCTCACGCCCGACTTTGTGACCATTTTGAGGATGTGGCACAGCATATTCATGAGAACATGACAGGAAGTACTCTGGTCCACTGTGCTGCTGGCATAAGCCGTTCCCCTGCCTTGGTCATAGCTTATCTTATGAGGTACAAAAAGTTGACTCTGCACCAGGCCCACGAATGGGTCGTCAGCTGTCGCCCTTTTGTCCGCCCTAATGTTGGCTTCTGGCGCCAGCTTCTGCACTATGAAAAGGTCCTTTGTGGCAATAACACAGTAAAGATGGCTGCTACTTCACTTGGGGTGCTGCCGAAAGTCAAAGATTCACAAGATAGTTATAATTCTTGTTTGAACTTTTAA